ATGTTGCCATTGTACTTGTTATTTGATTTTTTCTAATTAATGTATCAATTTTTTCATTGTGTAAATCACCTAACTGCATTATTTCATACTCTAAAATCTCTAAATTTTTAAAAGCTTTTACATCATCTTTATCATTTTTTAAATCATTTATTGTATTTATAGTCTTAGCTATATTAGTTCTTAAATAATTGTATTCTTCTTTTATAAAGCTATTATCTGATTTTAAATAAAAGATTATATTTTTATGAAGATCTCTAATATTCTTGATTGCTTCAACTATGTCTTTTGAAGCTAATTTGTAAGAGTATATTTTATTTTTATAATCATTATCCATATTTTCTTGAGCAAGAACAGAAAAATGTATTATTTCTCCATATAAAGATTTTATCTTGCTTGAATAAAACTCATTAATATCAATATTTATTTGTGCATTTGAATTTTTAACAACTAAAGAAATATCATGGCTTCCTAAATAGTTGTGTCTGTGTAAATATAAAGCATGAGAAATCACTTCAACTGAGTTTTCGTATAAATGTATAGTTTCATTTTTTATAGCTTCTATTGCAGCATCAGGAACTGAAATTACAATATCATCAAGAAATTTTGCTTTTAATTTTGATGTTTTTTCATCTTTAAATAGTGTTGCTAAAAAACTTTCTAATTTATAGGTAAAAGGAGATACAAGTAAAACTCCAATAATATTAAAAATAGTATGAAATAATGCTAATTTCATTGCATAGTTATCTTCTAAAATTCCTATTTTAGAAGCAAGTACAGACACTAAATCTGCTAGTTGATATAAAAAAGCAATTGCTATTATTGCAGTTGTGATATTAAAAATAAAATGTGCAACTGCTAATCTTTTACCATTAGCATTTGATGAAATTGCAGCTACAACAGCAGTAACTGTTGTACCTATATTAGCTCCAATTGCTAATTCTAAAGCATTTATATATAAAATTTGATTAGTCATTAAAGCAGTGATAATTAATGCCATTGTTGCAGCACTTGATTGAATAACTACAGTTGCAAGTAATCCAATTAGAATATAAATTAATATTCCTAAATTGCCTTCTATTGCAAATTGAGATAAGTCAATACCATTTTTTAAAGTATCAAAACCTTCTTTCATATAAGAAATACCTAAAAAGACAAATCCTAAACCTAAAAGAACATTACCTAAACCTTTATAACTTTTATTGTCAGAGAATCTAAAAATTACTCCAAAAATAATCATAGGAAAAGCAAAGGCAGCTATTTTAATTTCCATTCCAAAACTTGAAACTATCCAAGCAGTTGTAGTTGAACCTATATTTGAGCCAAAGATAACTCCAATAGCACCACTTAAAGATATTAACCCTGCACTTAAAAAAGATATTATTACAACTGAGATCAATGAAGAACTTTGAACAATTGAAGTAGATAAAAAGCCTGTAAATATAGCTTTTGGAATATTATTAGTAGTTTTAGATAAAACTTTTTCTAAAATACCACCACTAAAAAGTTTGAAACCATCTTCCATAAAAGTCATACCAATTAAAAAAATTGCGATTCCAGTGATTATAACTTTTGCATCATCATCAACTAAAAGTAAATAAGCTAATGCAATTAAAATTAATGGATAGATGATTTTTCTCAAGATAAAAATTCCTTTTATGAAATAATACCAAATATTTAGATATAATCGCAAAATATATAAAACAAAAGGAATTGTTATCGAAACATTTACTTCAATGGGCATAAATTCTCTATTAATTGACGCATTAAAAGATTTAGAGTTTGAAAAAGCTACGGAAATACAAGAAAAGTCTATACCAATAGCGCTTAAAAAGAAAGACATATTAGCAGCCGCACAAAGTGGTACAGGAAAAACTGCTGCATTTTTATTACCAATTTTAAATGAAATTCATGAAAATCAAGAAGGTCTTAAAGATAAAACATTAAGAGCTTTAATAATTGTACCAACAAGAGAACTTGCTAATCAAATATCAAAAGTTATTGAAGAGTTTTCAAAATACATAAGAATAGAAAAAGCTGTTGTTTATGGTGGAGTTTCATCTACAGACCAAGCTAAAAAAATAGCACGTGGGTTAGATATTTTAGTTGCAACTCCTGGAAGATTACAAGAACATATCAGAAATAAAACAGTTGATTTATCTTCAGTTACAACTTTAGTTGTAGACGAAGTTGATACTATGCTTGATATGGGATTTTTAAATGATATTGAAGTAATTTTTCAAGAAGCAAATCAAAGCAGACAGATTTTAATGTACTCTGCAACAATGACTCAAAATGTTAAAAAACTTGCGAAAGAGTTTTTAAAAGACCCAGTTGTTGTAGAAATTTCTTCACAAAGATCAAGTGTTAAAAAAATTGTTCAAAGAGTTATAGAAGTAGACCCAGACCAAAAAGCTGCACTACTTTCTTATATTATTGGTTCAGAGAACTATTCACAAGTTTTAGTTTTTGTAAATACGAAAAAAGAAGCAGATGGCTTAGTTGAACACTTAAATCTTGATGGTTTACCAGCTTCTTGTATTCATGGAGATATAAGACAAACTGCACGTGCAAAAGCTTTAAGAAAATTTAGATCAGGAGATAATAGAGTTTTAGTTGCAACTGATATTGCAGCACGTGGTATTGATATTCAAATGCTTCCACTTGTAGTTAACTTTGAACTTCCAGAAGGTGTTAGTGATTATACACACAGAATTGGAAGAACAGGCCGTGCTGGTCAATCTGGTTTTGCTATTACACTTTTAAGTGTAAAAGATTATAAAATGATGAAAGAGATTGAAAAAGAGTTAATTCTTGATTTAGGAAGAGAAGAAGTAGAAGGTTTTGAACCAACAGAAAAAAAACCAAGAATATTTGTTCATAAAAGAAGACCTCTTTCTCAGAAAAAAGGTTTAAAAGATAAATATGGAAAACCAAAGCAAACAAGTAAAACAAATAAAAAACCTAATCAAAAAACATCTAAAAAAACAACAAAAAGAGATGCTAATAGAAACTTTAGAAAATAAGATATCATAAGATATCTTATTTAGTTTTCTTTATATAATATTCATTCTTTTTAATATCTCATAAGTTTTCGAAACATCATAAGTAGCACTATGATATTTAACATCATCAAAATCTATTTTATAAAAATTACAAGTTTCATCAAGTTTCGGATTTTTGATATTTCCATTTTTATTTAAAGCTTTTACTATTTTTTTATTCTCTTTCATTGTACAAAAATGATTTTCAAACTTTACCATTCTATCAAGATGTCTTAATTCAAAAGAAATATTATGTGCAACTAAAGTATTTGCATCTTCACAAAACTCTATAAAATCTAAATCTTCAGTAAAATAAGAAGAATAAGTCATATCTTTTCTATGCTCTAATATAAGCTCTGGTGTTAACTTATGTACTTCATATGAGTATGGATTAACACTATATCTTGAAAGATAATATCTATGAAACTTATCAACTAACTCATATTTATCATTTACTTTTTTTAATTTAACAGCTGCTACTTCTATTACATCCCCAATATTTTGTGAATTTGTTTCAAAATCTAAAATTATCATTTTTTTATTTCTTCTCTTTTTTCATATATCATTTTTTGTATTTTCTTATATTCAATTTTATTAATAGAATCTATTTCATCTATTAGGTTCTCATATTTTTTATAAAGTAGCCATATATTTTGTGCATGTTCATACCTTTGCATTTTTATTAGTTCAAAATATGCAAAAGCATTTACAAAAGCTTTTAGTATAAAAGATTCATTTCTTGTTTTTTTATCATTTTTATACTTTCTCCATAACTCTTCTGTTTTATCATGAACATTTATAAAATAATTTTTTTCTAATAAAACGATAAGTTCTTTTAGTTCCATTTTAATATTCATAAACAACCTATATATTGTAGTTGTGTAATTATATCAAAGTAAATTTAAATTTTATAAATAATTTATCTTTTATCTAAAAACAAGTAGTTACTTTATTTAATAATATTTTAATATTACTAGTTATACAATATGTAAAGGTTAATAAAAGGAGTCATTATGCAAATTGGAAATAACTCGCAAATAAGCCAAGATATATACTCAAGTGCAAATCAGTCTTTAAATAAAATTGCAACAGGTGTTACACTTAATCAAGCAAGCAATGATGCTTCAAGTTTAGCAATATCAAATAACTTACAAGCACAAGCTAGTGGTTACACTCAAGCCATTGAAAACTCAAACTCAGCAATTGCTCTAACACAAATAGCAGATGGTGCTATTAGTGAACAATCTAAAATTTTAGATAATGTAAAAGAAAAGCTTTTACAAGCATCAACTGATACAACTAGCCAAGATGGAAGAGATGCCCTTTTAAATGATATTAAAGGACTATTAGAACAGTTTGATAATATTGCTAGCAGTACAAATTACAATGATACTAATTTACTTCAAAATACTAGTAGCGATAATTCTGCTACAAATAGTTTACAATTCCAAGCAGGTGAAGAAAGTAGTGATTTAATTGAAACATCAAGTGTACAATCAAATACTGAAGGTCTTTCTTTATCAGCACTTGTAAATCAAGATGCTTCAAGTTTTTCAAGTTCGGATGCTAGAGGTTTTTTAGATGATGTAGATAATGCTATAAGTTCTTTAAGTGACATTAGAAGTGAATTTGGTTCTGTTCAAAATCAATTAGAAAGTTCAACAACAAATCTTTTATCACAAAGAACTGAAACTTTAGGTGCAAATGCTGTTTATGATACAGATTTTGCCAAAGAATCAGCTAACTTTTCAAAACAAAATGTGTTAGCACAAATTGGAGCTTTTGCAAGTACGCAAGCTAACAATATTAATCAACAAACAGTTGGAAGACTATTAACTTAAAAGTTAATAGTTTCCGTAATTCTAATTCTATTTTTTCTATGCTTTGAGAATTTATAGAACTCTTTATTGTTATAAACAAAATAGTTTTTATATCCTACTAAAATTCTTTGTTTTCTTTTATTGTAATGTCTTTTATTTCTGTTATCATACTCACTATGTCTTACATAATCTGCATTTTGTGAATATGAATTGCTCTCATATCTAGTATTATTAGCAACAGCAGCACCTAATAAACCACCTACAATTTTAGCAGCTGTTTTACCATTTCCTCGCCCAATTTGGTTTCCAATAATAACACCAATAGTTCCACCTACAATCGTATCTAAACCTATTGAATTGTTATTAGAATAGTTGCTGTTATAATTACT
This sequence is a window from Poseidonibacter parvus. Protein-coding genes within it:
- a CDS encoding Na/Pi symporter, whose amino-acid sequence is MRKIIYPLILIALAYLLLVDDDAKVIITGIAIFLIGMTFMEDGFKLFSGGILEKVLSKTTNNIPKAIFTGFLSTSIVQSSSLISVVIISFLSAGLISLSGAIGVIFGSNIGSTTTAWIVSSFGMEIKIAAFAFPMIIFGVIFRFSDNKSYKGLGNVLLGLGFVFLGISYMKEGFDTLKNGIDLSQFAIEGNLGILIYILIGLLATVVIQSSAATMALIITALMTNQILYINALELAIGANIGTTVTAVVAAISSNANGKRLAVAHFIFNITTAIIAIAFLYQLADLVSVLASKIGILEDNYAMKLALFHTIFNIIGVLLVSPFTYKLESFLATLFKDEKTSKLKAKFLDDIVISVPDAAIEAIKNETIHLYENSVEVISHALYLHRHNYLGSHDISLVVKNSNAQINIDINEFYSSKIKSLYGEIIHFSVLAQENMDNDYKNKIYSYKLASKDIVEAIKNIRDLHKNIIFYLKSDNSFIKEEYNYLRTNIAKTINTINDLKNDKDDVKAFKNLEILEYEIMQLGDLHNEKIDTLIRKNQITSTMATSLINDSTYTHSISKNLIDVARILWIDDKK
- a CDS encoding DEAD/DEAH box helicase, encoding MGINSLLIDALKDLEFEKATEIQEKSIPIALKKKDILAAAQSGTGKTAAFLLPILNEIHENQEGLKDKTLRALIIVPTRELANQISKVIEEFSKYIRIEKAVVYGGVSSTDQAKKIARGLDILVATPGRLQEHIRNKTVDLSSVTTLVVDEVDTMLDMGFLNDIEVIFQEANQSRQILMYSATMTQNVKKLAKEFLKDPVVVEISSQRSSVKKIVQRVIEVDPDQKAALLSYIIGSENYSQVLVFVNTKKEADGLVEHLNLDGLPASCIHGDIRQTARAKALRKFRSGDNRVLVATDIAARGIDIQMLPLVVNFELPEGVSDYTHRIGRTGRAGQSGFAITLLSVKDYKMMKEIEKELILDLGREEVEGFEPTEKKPRIFVHKRRPLSQKKGLKDKYGKPKQTSKTNKKPNQKTSKKTTKRDANRNFRK
- a CDS encoding 3'-5' exonuclease, with protein sequence MIILDFETNSQNIGDVIEVAAVKLKKVNDKYELVDKFHRYYLSRYSVNPYSYEVHKLTPELILEHRKDMTYSSYFTEDLDFIEFCEDANTLVAHNISFELRHLDRMVKFENHFCTMKENKKIVKALNKNGNIKNPKLDETCNFYKIDFDDVKYHSATYDVSKTYEILKRMNII
- a CDS encoding DUF309 domain-containing protein, whose translation is MNIKMELKELIVLLEKNYFINVHDKTEELWRKYKNDKKTRNESFILKAFVNAFAYFELIKMQRYEHAQNIWLLYKKYENLIDEIDSINKIEYKKIQKMIYEKREEIKK
- a CDS encoding flagellin, with amino-acid sequence MQIGNNSQISQDIYSSANQSLNKIATGVTLNQASNDASSLAISNNLQAQASGYTQAIENSNSAIALTQIADGAISEQSKILDNVKEKLLQASTDTTSQDGRDALLNDIKGLLEQFDNIASSTNYNDTNLLQNTSSDNSATNSLQFQAGEESSDLIETSSVQSNTEGLSLSALVNQDASSFSSSDARGFLDDVDNAISSLSDIRSEFGSVQNQLESSTTNLLSQRTETLGANAVYDTDFAKESANFSKQNVLAQIGAFASTQANNINQQTVGRLLT
- a CDS encoding glycine zipper 2TM domain-containing protein, encoding MNKILLSILMCVSFAFSKQHTSHTHAYVTHSEAVYEYRHNDRYEKRYNDSYKNNHYRSNYNSNYSNNNSIGLDTIVGGTIGVIIGNQIGRGNGKTAAKIVGGLLGAAVANNTRYESNSYSQNADYVRHSEYDNRNKRHYNKRKQRILVGYKNYFVYNNKEFYKFSKHRKNRIRITETINF